A single window of Leptospira koniambonensis DNA harbors:
- a CDS encoding nitroreductase, with translation MSSLPSETESIDISGIASSVEEAIFTRHSIRDYLSKPVEDSVLKELFSKSLRAPSWKNSQPWKVHVVSGAKRDRMAELLQERAKQSETPVPDTIWPTGFPSDAKRRMFDLGMKIYGAAGIERKDKEARDKFMLRNFEFFGAPTAVFITTEFELNFYIALDIGCFLNTVMLLARSYGLGTVPQAALSAFPEVVRKELGLAESEKIVCGLSLGYPKPDSTLNKFHTPREEVSDLVKFYT, from the coding sequence GTGTCTTCTTTACCCTCAGAAACCGAATCAATTGATATTTCAGGAATTGCTTCCAGTGTAGAAGAAGCGATCTTTACCCGCCATAGCATCCGGGATTACCTTTCAAAACCTGTGGAAGATTCTGTATTAAAGGAATTATTCTCTAAATCTTTGAGAGCTCCAAGTTGGAAAAATAGCCAACCTTGGAAGGTGCACGTAGTGAGCGGCGCTAAACGAGATAGAATGGCGGAACTACTACAAGAAAGAGCAAAACAATCCGAAACTCCTGTGCCTGATACAATTTGGCCTACAGGCTTTCCTTCCGATGCAAAGCGTAGAATGTTTGATCTTGGAATGAAGATCTACGGCGCTGCTGGAATTGAAAGAAAGGATAAGGAAGCCAGAGATAAGTTCATGCTCCGCAACTTTGAGTTTTTTGGAGCTCCTACAGCAGTGTTTATCACAACTGAATTCGAACTCAATTTTTATATCGCATTGGACATAGGCTGTTTTTTAAATACAGTTATGCTTCTTGCCAGAAGTTATGGACTTGGCACTGTTCCTCAGGCTGCATTATCTGCATTCCCTGAAGTGGTACGAAAAGAATTGGGTCTAGCTGAATCCGAAAAAATAGTCTGCGGTTTAAGTTTGGGTTATCCTAAACCGGATTCCACATTAAATAAGTTTCATACACCTAGGGAAGAGGTATCTGATTTAGTGAAATTTTACACCTAG
- a CDS encoding TetR/AcrR family transcriptional regulator, producing the protein MSTKEKGVKDRILETAVRLFQTQGYGNTGINQIIQESQTAKASFYDYYPSKDLLGKAYIEFYGKEQLILLEKLQSRSENARDFILAWTHILRRQTRNSEFAGCPMANTAAQIASTSPSISEEVKKLALRTVDFLSIYLKERQKKGQIPKNADTQSLARKIFASYEGVLQIWKLTGKISALDDLPEMVDAIIKSSGKK; encoded by the coding sequence ATGTCAACCAAAGAAAAAGGGGTAAAAGACAGGATTTTGGAAACAGCAGTCAGGCTTTTTCAAACCCAAGGTTATGGGAACACTGGGATCAATCAGATCATCCAAGAATCCCAGACCGCAAAGGCTAGCTTCTATGATTATTATCCTTCTAAAGACCTATTGGGAAAGGCATATATAGAGTTTTATGGGAAAGAACAACTTATCTTATTAGAAAAACTACAATCCAGATCGGAGAATGCCAGAGACTTTATACTAGCCTGGACACATATCTTAAGAAGACAGACTAGGAATAGCGAGTTCGCTGGTTGTCCTATGGCAAACACTGCTGCACAAATTGCATCCACTTCTCCTTCCATCTCTGAAGAAGTAAAAAAATTGGCCCTCAGAACTGTGGATTTTCTTTCTATTTATTTAAAAGAAAGACAGAAGAAGGGGCAAATCCCTAAGAATGCTGACACACAATCCTTAGCCAGAAAAATTTTTGCTAGTTACGAAGGAGTATTACAGATCTGGAAACTAACCGGAAAAATTTCCGCGTTAGACGATTTGCCAGAGATGGTAGATGCGATTATTAAAAGTTCAGGGAAGAAGTAA
- a CDS encoding LIC20153 family lipoprotein, with protein sequence MLLLSASFVDCKKEDDGLNDLAVLSALSGGGDCVVDFPGKAAVTVNRTRVTSGASGVEVIWGTIPFVNHPIAIVETLGVQGGDTIVFHGLDVIDNPNYSGTQPTIYEASDCPLAESDLFDNNTTVKFNVSGSDPYNYQNTVAGSYYFLLYIVGAGTPPTVTVDFQN encoded by the coding sequence GTGCTTTTGCTCTCGGCCTCTTTCGTTGATTGTAAAAAAGAAGATGATGGTCTGAATGATTTGGCAGTATTAAGCGCTCTTAGCGGTGGGGGAGACTGCGTAGTTGACTTCCCTGGTAAGGCTGCTGTAACTGTGAATCGTACTCGAGTAACTAGTGGAGCTAGTGGGGTAGAAGTTATCTGGGGAACAATTCCATTTGTAAATCACCCGATTGCAATTGTGGAAACTCTTGGAGTGCAAGGTGGTGACACTATTGTTTTTCATGGATTGGATGTGATTGATAATCCAAATTACTCTGGAACTCAACCTACTATTTATGAAGCTTCCGACTGTCCGTTAGCTGAATCTGATCTATTTGACAATAATACAACTGTCAAATTTAACGTTTCTGGGTCTGATCCATATAACTATCAAAATACAGTAGCAGGATCTTATTATTTCCTACTTTACATCGTTGGAGCTGGAACACCTCCAACTGTCACTGTTGACTTCCAAAACTAA
- the arsS gene encoding arsenosugar biosynthesis radical SAM (seleno)protein ArsS (Some members of this family are selenoproteins.): MKSLLARGSELASSKEQLKILTEVSGKNNLPSFSEKLKEAGLYPLRPTGVDILQVNVGKLCNQTCKHCHVDAGPDRREIMSKETLQECLVALATPGVTTLDITGGAPEMNPNFRWFVEEASKLGKKIMIRCNLTILLAGEKYKDLPEFFAKHKVEVVSSLPYFQKRRTDAQRGEGVFDRSIEALRKLNSIGYGISGSDLVLNLVYNPVGSFLAGGQSTLENDFKKELKQVHDVEFNSLFALSNMPISRFLESLLESGNLEAYMEKLVTAFNPVAAAGVMCRNTLSVGWDGSLYDCDFNQMLDMKIEGKVSKISEFNKSVLDSREILLHQHCYGCTAGAGSSCGGSIA, translated from the coding sequence ATGAAATCCCTATTAGCAAGAGGGAGCGAACTCGCTTCTTCCAAAGAACAATTAAAAATTCTTACGGAAGTTTCCGGAAAAAATAATCTGCCTAGTTTTTCCGAAAAATTAAAAGAAGCGGGACTCTATCCTTTGCGCCCGACGGGGGTGGATATACTTCAAGTGAATGTAGGGAAACTCTGCAACCAGACCTGCAAACATTGTCATGTGGATGCCGGTCCGGATCGCAGAGAGATCATGAGCAAAGAAACCTTACAGGAATGTTTGGTTGCATTAGCAACACCTGGTGTTACTACCTTGGACATCACAGGTGGTGCGCCTGAGATGAATCCTAATTTTAGATGGTTCGTAGAAGAAGCTTCCAAACTCGGGAAGAAGATCATGATCCGTTGTAATCTTACCATTCTTCTTGCCGGAGAAAAATACAAAGACCTTCCTGAATTTTTTGCAAAACATAAAGTTGAAGTAGTTTCCAGTCTTCCTTATTTTCAAAAAAGAAGAACAGACGCTCAAAGGGGAGAAGGTGTATTCGATCGTTCTATCGAAGCATTAAGAAAATTGAATTCTATTGGATATGGTATCTCAGGTTCTGACTTAGTATTAAATTTAGTCTATAATCCTGTAGGATCTTTTCTCGCAGGAGGGCAATCCACTTTAGAGAACGATTTCAAAAAAGAATTAAAACAAGTCCACGACGTTGAATTTAATTCATTATTTGCTCTTTCTAATATGCCAATCAGTCGTTTTTTGGAGTCCTTACTTGAAAGTGGAAATTTAGAAGCATATATGGAAAAACTAGTGACCGCTTTTAATCCTGTAGCCGCCGCAGGAGTTATGTGCCGAAACACGTTAAGTGTTGGTTGGGACGGAAGCCTATACGATTGTGATTTTAACCAGATGTTGGATATGAAGATAGAAGGTAAGGTTAGCAAAATATCCGAATTTAATAAATCGGTGCTTGATTCCAGAGAGATATTATTACACCAACATTGTTATGGATGTACAGCAGGAGCAGGCTCTTCTTGCGGTGGTTCCATCGCTTAA
- a CDS encoding arsenosugar biosynthesis-associated peroxidase-like protein, whose product MAQETTYYKPEDLKKFGNIGEFEPDLAKKFFDYYGAVFADGALSAKEKSLIALAVSHVVQCPYCIDAYTTDTVEKGVTEEQIWEAIHVGAAIRGGASLVHSVQALNKVKELGL is encoded by the coding sequence GTGGCTCAAGAAACAACTTATTACAAACCGGAAGATCTGAAAAAATTCGGAAATATCGGAGAATTCGAGCCAGATCTAGCAAAGAAGTTTTTCGATTATTACGGAGCAGTTTTTGCAGATGGAGCCTTATCTGCTAAGGAAAAATCATTGATCGCTCTTGCAGTATCGCATGTAGTACAATGTCCTTATTGTATAGACGCTTATACTACTGACACAGTAGAAAAAGGTGTAACCGAAGAACAAATCTGGGAAGCAATCCATGTTGGAGCAGCCATCCGTGGAGGAGCAAGCCTAGTTCATAGCGTCCAAGCATTAAATAAAGTTAAAGAACTCGGTTTATAA
- a CDS encoding DUF4395 domain-containing protein codes for MIRIGNFPDTVNEYAARTVAGLVVILSLAAIITQSLWLVGALFYGFSARVLYGPKFSPFAKLAIHGIVPLLGLGSKTVAGPPKRFAQFVGVIFSGTAFALLFFGQIFAFQLVLGVLVLFASLESILGFCAGCFVFGFLIQWGWIPEEVCEKCNNIQFAIKK; via the coding sequence ATGATTCGAATCGGTAATTTTCCAGACACTGTCAATGAATATGCAGCAAGGACCGTTGCGGGCCTGGTTGTCATCTTAAGTTTGGCCGCAATAATTACGCAATCGCTTTGGTTGGTGGGAGCACTTTTCTACGGATTTTCAGCCAGAGTATTGTACGGACCGAAGTTTTCACCATTTGCAAAACTCGCGATACATGGGATTGTACCGTTACTCGGTCTTGGCTCCAAAACAGTGGCAGGCCCTCCTAAAAGATTTGCACAATTTGTAGGAGTCATCTTCAGCGGGACAGCATTTGCTCTTCTGTTTTTCGGACAGATATTCGCCTTCCAACTTGTGCTTGGAGTTCTTGTACTTTTTGCAAGTTTAGAATCTATTTTGGGATTCTGTGCCGGTTGTTTTGTTTTTGGATTTCTGATACAATGGGGATGGATCCCGGAAGAAGTTTGCGAGAAGTGCAATAATATCCAGTTCGCTATTAAAAAATAA
- a CDS encoding adenylate/guanylate cyclase domain-containing protein: protein MLSRHFETLSNTLEKEILASEQIRSKILLAAFAFAGISWTVLFLFLKEEFNQSTGIDFPFEVLIGALTFGTVYEFGFLKLLNYLKKREFKLPLLPRFGNALIETSLPGIILFILIQKHSHPVVPSNSPISNLYFIFIILSVLRMEFGLSFFTGAIAAAQYLITGLFFVPDSPLDGESAYSFFYSKVPTYMRSGLFLASGIVAGLVGLRLKKILKNSIERLEERNEILGMFGQYVSPSVVDKLMSQKADTASENKDVCVMFLDIRNFTKFSEDKSPSEVISYLNTLFEDMIEIVNKHNGIINKFLGDGFMAVFGAPLSDNGKDAKNAVSAALEIQKKVMEMNVSGKIPETKIGIGLHFGEAMTGSVGSSQRKEYTIIGDTVNLASRVEQLNKDFGSEILATDTVYEHVKHFLEAESLPPVKVKGREKEVLIYKLT, encoded by the coding sequence ATGTTATCCAGACATTTCGAAACATTATCAAATACCTTGGAAAAAGAGATCCTTGCAAGTGAGCAGATCCGAAGTAAGATCCTTTTGGCAGCATTCGCATTTGCTGGAATTTCCTGGACTGTCCTTTTCTTATTCTTAAAAGAAGAATTCAATCAAAGTACTGGGATAGATTTTCCTTTCGAAGTATTAATTGGCGCACTTACATTTGGGACGGTTTACGAATTCGGATTTCTAAAATTACTGAACTATCTTAAAAAAAGAGAATTCAAACTTCCTCTTCTACCCAGATTCGGGAACGCGCTGATAGAAACCTCTCTACCGGGGATCATATTATTTATTTTGATCCAAAAACATTCCCATCCGGTTGTTCCTTCTAATTCTCCTATCTCGAATTTATATTTCATTTTTATAATACTTTCAGTATTGAGGATGGAGTTTGGGCTTTCTTTCTTTACTGGAGCGATAGCAGCGGCCCAATATTTGATCACTGGTTTATTTTTTGTTCCAGACTCTCCTTTAGATGGAGAATCTGCTTATAGCTTCTTCTATTCTAAAGTTCCTACATACATGCGTTCTGGATTATTTTTAGCTTCAGGGATCGTGGCAGGACTCGTGGGACTCCGACTTAAGAAAATCCTTAAAAACTCAATAGAACGTTTAGAAGAACGAAATGAAATTTTAGGAATGTTCGGACAATATGTTTCTCCTTCTGTAGTGGATAAACTGATGAGCCAAAAAGCAGACACCGCATCCGAAAACAAAGATGTATGTGTAATGTTTTTGGATATCCGCAATTTTACAAAATTTTCAGAAGATAAAAGCCCTTCTGAAGTAATCTCTTACTTGAATACCCTATTCGAAGATATGATAGAGATCGTAAATAAACATAATGGTATCATAAATAAGTTTTTGGGAGATGGGTTTATGGCAGTATTTGGCGCCCCACTTTCAGATAATGGAAAAGATGCAAAGAATGCAGTTTCTGCCGCGCTGGAAATTCAGAAAAAAGTAATGGAGATGAATGTCTCCGGTAAGATCCCTGAAACTAAAATTGGTATAGGTTTACATTTTGGAGAAGCAATGACAGGAAGTGTAGGTTCTTCTCAAAGAAAAGAATACACGATCATCGGTGATACAGTCAATCTTGCCTCCAGAGTGGAACAATTGAATAAAGACTTCGGAAGTGAAATTTTAGCTACAGATACAGTTTACGAACATGTAAAACATTTCTTAGAAGCAGAGTCACTTCCCCCAGTAAAAGTAAAAGGAAGAGAAAAAGAAGTTCTTATCTATAAATTAACCTAA
- a CDS encoding class I SAM-dependent methyltransferase, translating into MQTSESHYKNFLAEKYSWMLGDLSSKEKEQLDVFRSFEISPKRNGVAWDLGAGSGIQSIPLEELGFQVLAIDFSDKLLSEIKLRKPDTKIRTKVADIRSRDLYQGVSPEVLLCMGDTITHLESEKDWDTTVSLWSSFLSTGSKLILGYRDLSYGKPGDKSIFVVRSEESQIFTCQLQFAQDKVDITDIFHEKTGKGWAVSSSSYNKLILPIDDLIKTISQKNFELKRKDEKNGMKFLLFEKL; encoded by the coding sequence ATGCAAACTTCAGAATCACATTACAAAAACTTTTTAGCCGAAAAATATTCCTGGATGTTGGGAGATCTTTCTTCCAAGGAAAAGGAACAATTGGATGTATTCAGATCTTTTGAGATTTCTCCCAAAAGAAATGGAGTCGCCTGGGATTTAGGAGCAGGAAGCGGAATACAATCCATTCCTTTAGAAGAATTAGGATTTCAAGTTTTAGCGATAGACTTTAGCGATAAATTATTATCTGAGATCAAACTTAGAAAACCGGACACAAAGATTAGGACAAAAGTCGCTGATATCAGATCCAGAGACTTATACCAAGGAGTTTCTCCGGAAGTCCTTTTATGTATGGGAGATACGATCACTCATCTGGAATCAGAAAAAGATTGGGATACTACAGTAAGTCTTTGGTCTAGTTTTCTTTCTACTGGAAGTAAATTAATTTTAGGTTATAGAGATCTAAGTTATGGAAAGCCTGGAGACAAAAGTATTTTTGTAGTCCGTTCAGAAGAATCTCAAATTTTCACCTGCCAATTACAATTCGCTCAGGATAAAGTTGATATTACAGATATATTTCATGAGAAAACTGGTAAAGGTTGGGCTGTTTCTTCCAGTTCGTATAACAAACTTATACTTCCAATTGATGATCTGATCAAAACTATATCTCAGAAAAATTTCGAACTGAAAAGAAAGGATGAGAAAAACGGGATGAAGTTTTTACTTTTCGAAAAGCTTTGA